In Armatimonadota bacterium, a single genomic region encodes these proteins:
- a CDS encoding AraC family transcriptional regulator codes for MERHHRLVTSPVQTHVGSLLLGGLWLFGHGVNSTGRLRSYDGAALVLVTRGEGVYKDGSRKKHTVKQGDAILVFPGNPHWYGPQKGQIWDEVYVAFDGPLFDAWFRTGILSPENPIRHLDSTIDDKASWLLLWIERFVAMKDQKQQLQALVALMTFISEIALGEGMRPSEQNTWLGRAQSLLCYDLRTEVDLNAVAKEMGVSYEAFRKRFLSYAGVSPLRYRNGRKIEAAKQLIRYSPQTSNKEIADALGFSDEFHFSKRFRQIAGITPQAFRRS; via the coding sequence ATGGAACGTCATCACCGCCTGGTCACCTCCCCAGTTCAGACCCACGTTGGGTCGCTGCTTCTGGGCGGGTTGTGGCTGTTTGGCCACGGCGTCAACTCGACGGGCCGACTCCGAAGTTACGATGGAGCCGCACTGGTATTAGTCACACGAGGCGAAGGCGTGTACAAAGATGGCTCCCGAAAGAAGCACACTGTTAAACAGGGGGACGCCATTCTTGTATTTCCTGGGAATCCGCACTGGTACGGACCCCAGAAGGGCCAGATTTGGGATGAAGTTTACGTAGCCTTCGACGGTCCACTGTTTGATGCTTGGTTCCGAACTGGGATATTATCGCCCGAAAATCCGATCCGACACCTCGATTCCACCATTGACGACAAAGCTTCTTGGCTCTTGTTGTGGATCGAGAGGTTCGTTGCTATGAAGGATCAAAAGCAACAACTTCAGGCTTTGGTCGCGCTCATGACCTTCATCTCCGAGATTGCGCTCGGCGAAGGCATGCGTCCATCGGAGCAGAACACCTGGCTCGGAAGAGCCCAGAGCCTGCTTTGCTACGACCTCCGGACAGAGGTGGACCTTAACGCCGTCGCTAAGGAAATGGGGGTGAGCTACGAAGCGTTTCGCAAACGATTCCTCTCGTACGCAGGCGTGTCGCCACTTCGTTATCGCAACGGAAGAAAAATCGAGGCTGCAAAGCAGCTCATCCGTTACTCACCCCAAACATCGAACAAGGAAATCGCCGACGCCCTCGGCTTCAGTGATGAGTTCCACTTCAGCAAGCGCTTCCGTCAGATTGCCGGTATCACACCTCAGGCGTTCAGACGGAGCTGA
- a CDS encoding phytanoyl-CoA dioxygenase family protein: protein MNNKLLPSLDSEYVLAEETILSYQQNGWTLVRGLASQEEVAAYRDPITELTTEHAKNYKPMVERDTYGKAFIQHMNLWLVDEDVRKFTLAKRFAGVAAKLMGVERVRIYHDQALYKEPQGGLTPWHQDQQYWPLDGVKCVTLWMPLVDATQEMGTLNFASGSQSLGYLGPLNISDDSDVELENRIKDGGFEVVSAGDMKAGDATFHNGWCIHGAPGNASKTTTREVMTIIYFEDGAVISHPDSPQRENDLATWFPGLRAGDLAASEINPLV, encoded by the coding sequence ATGAACAACAAACTCCTTCCCTCACTCGACAGCGAGTATGTCCTCGCCGAGGAAACCATCCTTAGCTACCAACAGAACGGCTGGACGCTAGTCCGCGGGCTGGCAAGCCAGGAGGAAGTCGCAGCGTATCGGGATCCAATCACAGAGCTAACGACCGAACATGCCAAGAACTACAAGCCAATGGTTGAACGTGATACCTACGGTAAAGCTTTCATCCAGCACATGAATCTTTGGTTGGTGGATGAAGACGTTCGCAAATTTACGCTGGCAAAACGGTTCGCCGGAGTTGCAGCCAAATTGATGGGTGTCGAGAGAGTGCGAATCTACCACGATCAGGCCCTATATAAAGAGCCGCAGGGCGGACTGACTCCATGGCACCAGGACCAGCAGTATTGGCCGCTCGATGGCGTCAAGTGCGTCACCCTCTGGATGCCTCTAGTAGATGCCACTCAAGAGATGGGAACCCTAAATTTCGCCAGCGGCTCGCAGTCCCTCGGTTACCTCGGCCCTCTCAACATCTCGGATGACAGCGATGTCGAACTAGAGAACAGGATTAAGGACGGGGGATTCGAGGTCGTCTCCGCCGGCGACATGAAAGCAGGCGATGCGACCTTCCACAACGGCTGGTGCATCCATGGCGCACCAGGAAACGCCTCCAAAACAACGACCCGCGAAGTCATGACGATCATCTACTTCGAAGATGGAGCCGTCATCAGCCACCCCGACTCTCCCCAGCGAGAGAACGACCTCGCAACCTGGTTCCCTGGACTCAGAGCAGGAGATTTAGCGGCAAGCGAGATCAATCCTTTGGTTTGA
- a CDS encoding YciI family protein, which yields MLAGFIASFIIAQSPQATEPRLWFMFFLKGDGKRPSDPKELEKMQADHIKNLQTQGAAGHLLAAGPLSDPTQLRRGITIAYAKERAEVESFFKTDAYVKAGIMTVTAVAWEPGRVRFNADYDKKAMDEYELLITTQPLLRATRYALRNFAVGGRTEFSAAEKYQFSGEVWISRKADHDKLVVAMEETLAPKEIIPLWMAKDILKPKD from the coding sequence ATGCTAGCCGGCTTCATTGCGAGCTTTATAATTGCCCAATCACCACAAGCTACTGAGCCTAGGCTCTGGTTCATGTTCTTTTTGAAGGGAGATGGAAAACGGCCCAGCGACCCGAAGGAGCTGGAGAAAATGCAGGCTGACCATATCAAAAATTTGCAAACTCAAGGAGCAGCAGGGCACCTCCTAGCCGCCGGTCCGCTGTCGGACCCCACTCAGTTACGAAGGGGGATAACGATTGCCTACGCCAAGGAACGGGCGGAAGTGGAATCATTTTTCAAGACCGATGCCTATGTCAAAGCGGGGATTATGACGGTGACAGCAGTAGCCTGGGAGCCCGGCCGGGTGCGCTTCAACGCCGATTACGACAAGAAGGCAATGGATGAGTACGAGTTGCTCATCACAACTCAACCTCTTCTGCGCGCTACCCGGTATGCGCTACGAAACTTTGCAGTCGGCGGTCGAACGGAGTTTTCAGCGGCGGAAAAGTATCAGTTCTCGGGCGAAGTCTGGATTTCAAGAAAGGCCGATCACGATAAACTCGTGGTGGCCATGGAAGAAACACTGGCACCAAAGGAGATCATTCCTCTTTGGATGGCCAAAGATATTCTCAAACCAAAGGATTGA
- a CDS encoding glycoside hydrolase family 2 TIM barrel-domain containing protein, with the protein MFTAAILSLAFQPSKVAIVPKGKGYQLTVNGKPFFVKGAGAPVERFAGLSQYGANSVRTWGVDEKTGPLLDEAQKQGLKVCVGFWMRKEDGFSYRKPEDLKAQMEDFRKWVKTYKNHPALLMWAVGNEVELGGEWPECFIQSEELAKVVKSEDTNHPVISVVADMWPEKQAMIEKYWKSLDAIGVNSYQGLPTLSKRMEFWKKPYFITEWQFSLPDKDEKNPWAGFVEPSSDAKNASVIKNYKEVILKQPGRVLGSYFFYWSKSKTGIASLHAPFLSNEKWQPMVRTMAQFWGGKVPMNRPPSVRIVEPKEVFKVKPGQEFDLDVVASDPDNEALVTQFEIIPNDPKKRFVGDFEKDLGIVGRGDLKGKTRIKAPTEPGLYRVAVYTYDPRSAASVDSRSFLVE; encoded by the coding sequence ATGTTCACCGCCGCCATTCTCTCGCTTGCGTTCCAACCTAGCAAGGTCGCCATCGTTCCCAAGGGAAAAGGGTATCAGCTGACCGTTAACGGCAAGCCCTTTTTCGTGAAAGGCGCCGGTGCCCCCGTCGAACGATTCGCCGGTCTGAGCCAATACGGTGCTAACTCTGTTCGGACTTGGGGAGTGGACGAAAAGACGGGTCCCTTGCTCGACGAAGCCCAAAAACAAGGTCTCAAAGTCTGCGTTGGCTTCTGGATGCGAAAGGAAGACGGCTTCTCCTATCGAAAGCCCGAGGACCTCAAAGCACAGATGGAGGACTTCCGGAAATGGGTGAAAACCTACAAGAACCACCCCGCGTTGTTGATGTGGGCTGTTGGAAACGAAGTCGAACTTGGCGGAGAGTGGCCCGAGTGCTTCATCCAATCCGAGGAACTGGCGAAGGTGGTTAAGTCAGAAGATACAAACCACCCCGTCATCTCAGTCGTTGCTGACATGTGGCCCGAGAAGCAGGCAATGATCGAGAAGTATTGGAAGTCCCTGGATGCGATCGGAGTTAACTCCTATCAGGGCCTCCCGACTCTGAGCAAGCGAATGGAGTTTTGGAAGAAACCCTATTTCATCACCGAGTGGCAGTTCTCTCTGCCCGATAAAGACGAAAAGAATCCCTGGGCGGGCTTTGTCGAGCCCTCAAGCGACGCAAAGAATGCTTCCGTAATCAAGAACTACAAAGAAGTGATTCTCAAACAGCCAGGTCGAGTTCTGGGTAGCTACTTCTTCTATTGGTCGAAGAGCAAAACCGGAATCGCGTCGCTCCACGCCCCGTTCCTTTCGAATGAAAAGTGGCAACCCATGGTTCGGACCATGGCGCAGTTTTGGGGCGGAAAGGTCCCCATGAATCGACCGCCTAGCGTGAGAATCGTTGAACCCAAGGAAGTCTTCAAGGTCAAACCTGGACAAGAGTTTGACCTCGACGTTGTTGCTTCCGACCCGGACAACGAAGCCCTCGTTACCCAGTTCGAGATCATCCCGAATGACCCCAAGAAGCGGTTCGTCGGCGACTTCGAAAAGGATCTTGGAATTGTTGGACGGGGAGATCTCAAAGGCAAAACGAGAATCAAAGCACCGACCGAGCCCGGGCTCTACCGGGTGGCTGTCTATACGTATGACCCCCGTTCGGCAGCTTCGGTGGATTCGCGAAGCTTCTTAGTAGAGTAG
- a CDS encoding helicase HerA-like domain-containing protein encodes MPGILVGKTSDKKQDDAVILPKFCNRHGLIAGATGTGKTVTLQSIAEGLAEIGVPVFMADVKGDLAGLSQTGGGNAKIEARAEQLGLAPLNYRASTVAFWDVFGEKGTQIRATISEMGPLLISRMLGLNDTQEGILNIAFKIADDGGLLLLDMKDLKSMLTWMAENAESIRGEYGNVTSTSIGAIQRELLVLEEQGGDIFFGEPALNVTDLLQRAPDGRGIINILAADKLMLSPKLYASFLLWLLSELFENLPEAGDLDQPKLVFFFDEAHLLFTDAPEALLTKVEQVVRLIRSKGVGIFFVTQHPLDIPDSVLSQLSNRFQHALRAFTPRDQKAVKTAAETFRQNPDFDTSEVITELGIGEALVSTLASDGTPTVVERVFIKPPLSRLGAVTDAEREDVINASSLHRRYSQSVDRDSAYEELMRRAHEAQEEAQHQIPELKEAPARRTDSIFESVVKSTMRAAGSQLGRQIVRGVLGSIMGGILGGGSRRRRY; translated from the coding sequence ATTCCCGGCATTCTCGTAGGCAAAACTTCGGATAAAAAACAGGATGACGCAGTCATCCTGCCCAAATTCTGTAACCGCCACGGACTGATCGCCGGTGCCACAGGAACCGGAAAGACAGTTACGCTACAGTCCATCGCCGAGGGTCTCGCTGAGATCGGAGTGCCCGTGTTCATGGCGGACGTTAAGGGCGATCTCGCTGGCCTCTCGCAGACCGGCGGCGGAAACGCCAAGATTGAAGCGAGAGCGGAACAGCTAGGACTTGCTCCGCTGAACTATCGCGCTTCGACCGTCGCCTTTTGGGACGTTTTCGGGGAAAAGGGAACCCAAATCCGGGCCACCATTAGCGAGATGGGGCCATTGCTGATCAGCCGAATGCTCGGTCTGAACGATACACAAGAAGGCATCCTCAACATCGCCTTCAAAATCGCCGACGACGGCGGACTCCTCCTTCTGGACATGAAGGATCTAAAATCGATGCTGACCTGGATGGCTGAGAATGCCGAGTCGATTCGAGGCGAGTACGGCAACGTGACGAGCACATCGATTGGAGCGATTCAGCGCGAACTACTGGTCTTGGAAGAGCAAGGAGGAGACATCTTCTTCGGCGAGCCGGCGCTGAATGTGACGGACTTGCTCCAGCGAGCCCCGGACGGACGTGGGATCATCAACATTCTCGCGGCCGACAAGCTGATGCTTTCGCCAAAGCTCTACGCCTCGTTCTTGCTCTGGCTACTAAGCGAGCTTTTTGAGAACCTGCCCGAAGCAGGAGACCTCGACCAGCCGAAACTGGTTTTCTTCTTCGATGAGGCCCACTTGCTGTTCACCGACGCTCCCGAGGCACTACTCACCAAAGTCGAGCAGGTGGTCCGGTTGATCCGCTCGAAGGGCGTCGGAATCTTCTTCGTCACCCAACACCCGCTGGATATTCCCGATTCGGTTCTCAGTCAGCTTAGCAACCGCTTCCAACACGCCCTGCGTGCCTTTACGCCGCGCGACCAAAAGGCCGTCAAGACTGCGGCGGAGACATTCCGCCAGAACCCGGATTTCGATACCAGCGAGGTCATTACCGAGCTCGGAATTGGCGAAGCCCTGGTCAGCACGCTCGCTTCAGATGGCACTCCGACGGTTGTGGAACGAGTCTTTATCAAACCCCCACTCAGCCGCCTTGGAGCCGTAACCGACGCGGAAAGGGAAGACGTGATTAACGCGTCCTCACTACATCGCCGCTATTCGCAAAGCGTCGACCGAGACAGCGCCTACGAAGAACTCATGCGACGGGCACACGAGGCGCAAGAAGAAGCCCAGCACCAGATTCCCGAACTCAAAGAGGCTCCCGCCCGACGGACGGACTCGATTTTTGAGTCGGTGGTGAAATCAACAATGCGAGCCGCCGGAAGTCAACTCGGTCGCCAGATCGTCCGGGGAGTCCTCGGGAGCATCATGGGCGGGATCTTGGGCGGGGGATCCAGAAGGAGACGGTATTGA
- a CDS encoding DinB family protein: MKQFDVAPIGSNVAIGTLLATWEDGTREWLENLEEPSEEAMVWQPFPNAPSIGGIMLHMACCDLYWIKNFVRAEELDADHPAVAYDAQLDQDNVKWPAPPRQPFAWYVEALQSTRRQVVELILQEPNAERVFQRRNSTATFRWIVAHLVEHDSYHGGQCVLLHSMWQNRSAA, encoded by the coding sequence TTGAAACAGTTTGACGTCGCGCCAATCGGGTCAAACGTTGCGATAGGAACGCTTCTGGCGACATGGGAAGACGGCACCAGAGAGTGGCTGGAAAACCTCGAAGAGCCGTCGGAGGAAGCCATGGTCTGGCAACCCTTCCCAAATGCTCCGAGTATCGGCGGCATCATGTTACACATGGCGTGTTGCGATCTCTACTGGATCAAGAACTTCGTTCGAGCCGAGGAACTTGATGCGGATCACCCAGCTGTCGCCTATGATGCTCAGCTAGATCAGGACAACGTCAAATGGCCCGCCCCTCCTCGCCAGCCGTTTGCTTGGTATGTCGAAGCCCTGCAGAGCACTCGTCGCCAGGTCGTCGAACTGATATTGCAAGAGCCGAACGCCGAGCGAGTTTTTCAACGCCGAAATAGCACAGCGACGTTCCGATGGATTGTAGCCCATTTGGTGGAGCACGATAGCTACCACGGCGGGCAGTGCGTCCTGCTCCACTCGATGTGGCAGAACCGCTCGGCAGCTTAG
- a CDS encoding sigma-70 family RNA polymerase sigma factor codes for MQDVDVLLRRALRDGDREAFDQLHSATYAAALRMAMVHVRSAEEAEDIVQAAYLILHKRGRRIRDQKAFAVWMWRTVRFLALRHHREKKRRKGAEMNQTEPKPNSDRSELGDLLDKLGADDRRILILRYFHGLTVEEVGQTLNLTTAAAQMRIGRALDRAKRKGGPGLLAVLLGLASAGNSDAVVPPSPLTGNVSLRTHQLASTYSGGSVILQGLGSAAVPIIGGSSALVGTLAIGFWLLHRPPAVDTTRLDQWAEKLEGRYRGISTVSDSVVEKHASDALVVIRRMKNPDRLELRKQEGDRPVDSLAIYPVLGKDEVWLDGTIYPARFSEASFAVTMPKRTEDIYLPGQKFRDEVSGETRIEWQDGNFRYYNRRTGTRFWSIGDMKLTRSQD; via the coding sequence ATGCAAGATGTGGATGTTCTGCTACGCCGAGCCCTGCGGGATGGAGATCGAGAAGCGTTTGATCAACTGCATTCTGCAACCTACGCTGCCGCACTACGGATGGCGATGGTCCATGTTCGATCTGCCGAAGAAGCAGAAGACATTGTCCAAGCCGCGTATCTCATCTTGCACAAAAGAGGACGCCGAATCCGGGATCAGAAGGCCTTCGCCGTTTGGATGTGGCGTACGGTACGGTTCCTCGCGCTACGACACCACCGCGAAAAGAAGCGACGTAAAGGAGCCGAGATGAATCAGACCGAACCCAAGCCGAATAGTGATCGCTCCGAACTGGGCGACCTGCTGGACAAACTCGGCGCCGATGATCGGCGAATACTCATCCTGCGGTACTTCCACGGCCTAACCGTCGAAGAGGTCGGGCAGACCCTCAATTTAACAACAGCAGCGGCTCAAATGCGCATCGGACGTGCGCTGGATCGGGCCAAGAGAAAGGGGGGACCAGGGTTGTTGGCCGTGCTCCTGGGGTTGGCTTCGGCCGGCAACTCGGATGCGGTGGTACCCCCCTCTCCCTTAACCGGAAACGTGTCGCTTCGAACGCATCAGTTGGCTTCGACCTATTCTGGAGGTTCTGTGATTCTCCAGGGCCTCGGCAGCGCGGCCGTGCCGATCATCGGCGGGAGCAGTGCCCTGGTTGGAACGCTCGCGATAGGATTCTGGTTACTCCATCGCCCTCCCGCCGTCGATACGACACGATTGGACCAATGGGCGGAAAAGCTGGAAGGCAGATACCGAGGAATCTCAACCGTCTCGGACTCGGTGGTAGAAAAGCACGCCAGTGACGCCCTCGTCGTGATCCGGAGGATGAAGAACCCGGATCGTCTTGAATTGCGGAAGCAGGAAGGCGACCGACCGGTCGACTCTCTGGCGATCTACCCTGTCCTAGGCAAAGACGAGGTTTGGTTAGACGGTACGATCTACCCCGCGCGGTTCAGCGAGGCAAGCTTTGCCGTTACGATGCCTAAGCGAACCGAGGACATCTATCTTCCGGGTCAAAAATTTCGGGACGAGGTTTCTGGTGAAACAAGAATCGAATGGCAGGATGGCAACTTCCGTTACTATAATCGCCGAACGGGGACGCGCTTTTGGTCGATTGGCGACATGAAACTGACCCGGTCGCAAGACTAA
- a CDS encoding prepilin-type N-terminal cleavage/methylation domain-containing protein, which translates to MRRAFTLIELLVVIAIIAVLAAILFPVFARAKDAAKKASCISNLNQIGKGFLLYASDNDDWFPNMTEGLGGEQKEGGWTYIDYFRTYSAGDFKPEKGSVFPYVKSAGVFVCPSDTDGTTSKQSYALNGCLAEPPFARGLERGRPMSWVQNTSAVMMLGEEGTAPNQDTNYTSGTNDGFFHPEFDHFTSRHAGLSNVIYVDSHVKTIPAQKNRVELLHNGTKSCLSIDGQ; encoded by the coding sequence ATGAGACGGGCATTCACTCTGATCGAGCTCCTCGTCGTCATTGCGATCATAGCCGTCCTTGCCGCAATCCTTTTCCCGGTCTTTGCTAGAGCGAAGGATGCCGCCAAGAAGGCGTCCTGCATCAGCAACCTCAATCAGATCGGAAAGGGTTTCCTCCTGTACGCATCGGATAACGATGACTGGTTTCCAAATATGACCGAAGGCCTAGGCGGCGAACAGAAAGAAGGCGGATGGACGTACATCGATTATTTCCGCACCTACAGCGCAGGCGACTTCAAGCCGGAGAAAGGCTCCGTGTTCCCGTATGTCAAGTCAGCCGGTGTATTCGTCTGCCCCAGTGACACGGATGGGACGACGTCCAAACAGAGTTATGCCTTGAATGGCTGCCTTGCCGAGCCACCTTTTGCGAGAGGTCTAGAAAGGGGGCGCCCGATGAGTTGGGTTCAGAACACTTCTGCAGTGATGATGCTCGGCGAGGAAGGAACCGCGCCGAATCAGGACACGAATTACACGAGCGGCACCAATGACGGCTTCTTCCATCCGGAATTCGATCATTTCACGTCGCGCCATGCGGGACTTTCCAACGTTATCTATGTCGATAGCCATGTGAAAACGATTCCTGCTCAAAAGAATCGGGTTGAGCTCCTTCACAACGGAACGAAGTCCTGTCTGAGCATCGACGGCCAGTGA
- a CDS encoding barstar family protein produces MRRRKLPKIGVDGLKRTHEVREWDASSAETKEQILKGIAVTWSFPSHFGHNWDALIDCLSDLSWLSLDGWNKFAFVIHNAPRNEDWHTLLECLQDVADRWGPDGEFLVFFM; encoded by the coding sequence ATGAGGCGGCGGAAACTCCCGAAGATCGGAGTTGATGGGCTCAAAAGGACCCACGAAGTCCGCGAGTGGGACGCGTCCTCGGCAGAAACCAAGGAGCAGATTCTGAAAGGCATCGCGGTGACTTGGTCATTCCCGTCCCACTTCGGCCACAATTGGGACGCGCTCATCGACTGCCTCTCTGATCTTTCTTGGCTCTCTCTGGATGGTTGGAACAAGTTCGCCTTCGTCATCCACAACGCCCCTCGGAACGAGGACTGGCACACTCTTCTCGAGTGCCTGCAAGACGTCGCCGACCGCTGGGGTCCGGACGGGGAGTTTCTGGTCTTCTTCATGTAG
- a CDS encoding ribonuclease domain-containing protein, protein MGASRVALAVGCFALAVGLVYAKGLSRRTATPQPPAHSKGVGGARLQSGFGQPHIGAVSTKLDILKDVRVVDFGREVYRGEMDINPTIDRIRKGEKLNHRNDGGFFGNRERRLPRQSDREYYREFVHTIRSPKFPGPQRVVIGKDGSVWYTGDHYDSFTKVSR, encoded by the coding sequence ATGGGTGCTTCTCGGGTTGCGTTGGCGGTGGGTTGTTTTGCTCTTGCGGTCGGGCTGGTTTATGCGAAAGGACTGTCGCGGAGAACCGCAACCCCCCAACCCCCTGCCCATTCCAAAGGGGTAGGGGGAGCCAGACTGCAGAGCGGCTTTGGCCAACCCCACATCGGGGCGGTTTCAACCAAGCTTGACATCCTCAAGGATGTCCGCGTCGTTGACTTCGGGCGCGAAGTGTATCGCGGCGAGATGGACATCAACCCGACCATTGACCGGATACGCAAAGGCGAGAAGTTGAACCATCGGAATGATGGCGGGTTCTTCGGGAATCGCGAGCGGCGGCTGCCTCGGCAGAGTGACCGCGAGTACTACCGCGAGTTTGTTCATACAATCCGCAGCCCCAAATTCCCTGGGCCCCAGCGGGTGGTGATCGGCAAGGACGGCTCGGTTTGGTACACGGGCGACCACTACGACAGCTTTACGAAGGTGTCGAGATGA
- a CDS encoding acyl-CoA dehydrogenase family protein, with translation MSLDAATAFLHDHVAPNAHAIDTSIEAMGVAFDEMKRQGLMALKRPAEYGGPAISEAEFRTYQEEVARASGSFAFLQTQHQSAVNMIAKQASEEIRAEYLPLMDGPKTVGIGFSQLRRTGEPICKAVETDGGFLLNGEVPWITGFGFFDEYLIGSVLPEGRAVFGFMPFRNAEGQTMSEPMRLAAMETCQTVTARLDQYFLPTSKVAFINDKDWMRKNDAFNIVVQGHFAVGCALAGADIVQDVANKKSFDFLQETATKLYAEIEECRAELVAHQKDFSEDTAPLRLEKRAWAIDLMTRCAHAGVVASSGAANYHTHPAQRVLREAIVFSVSAQTGPIMEATLRRVVR, from the coding sequence GTGAGCCTCGACGCCGCCACTGCGTTTCTTCACGACCATGTCGCGCCGAACGCGCATGCGATTGACACCTCGATCGAAGCGATGGGCGTAGCCTTTGATGAGATGAAGCGGCAGGGGCTCATGGCGCTTAAGCGTCCCGCTGAGTACGGTGGGCCGGCGATCAGCGAGGCCGAATTCCGAACTTACCAAGAAGAGGTTGCCCGCGCGAGTGGCTCGTTTGCCTTCCTCCAAACCCAGCACCAAAGCGCGGTCAACATGATCGCGAAGCAGGCGTCGGAGGAGATCCGGGCCGAGTACTTGCCGTTGATGGATGGACCAAAGACCGTCGGAATTGGCTTCTCGCAGCTCAGGCGAACGGGTGAGCCGATTTGTAAAGCCGTAGAAACCGATGGTGGATTCCTTTTGAACGGCGAGGTCCCCTGGATCACTGGGTTTGGATTCTTCGACGAGTATCTCATCGGCTCGGTACTGCCCGAAGGCCGTGCCGTTTTCGGCTTCATGCCGTTCCGGAACGCCGAAGGGCAAACGATGAGCGAGCCAATGCGCCTGGCTGCGATGGAGACTTGCCAGACCGTGACCGCTCGACTCGATCAGTACTTCCTGCCGACCTCCAAGGTCGCCTTCATCAACGACAAGGATTGGATGCGGAAGAACGACGCTTTTAACATCGTTGTTCAGGGGCATTTTGCGGTTGGTTGCGCCCTTGCCGGGGCAGATATTGTTCAAGACGTCGCGAACAAAAAGAGCTTCGACTTCCTCCAAGAAACCGCCACAAAGCTTTACGCAGAAATCGAGGAGTGCCGCGCGGAGTTGGTTGCCCACCAAAAGGACTTTTCGGAAGACACTGCTCCACTCCGGCTCGAAAAGCGAGCTTGGGCGATCGACCTCATGACGCGCTGTGCCCACGCCGGAGTCGTCGCCAGCAGCGGAGCCGCCAACTACCACACCCACCCCGCCCAGCGCGTCCTGCGCGAGGCGATTGTGTTCAGCGTCAGCGCCCAGACCGGGCCGATTATGGAAGCGACATTAAGACGTGTCGTCCGGTAG